The window ATGGCGGGAATATAGCAATCTTAGCTTGGTTTAGTCAAGGGCGCTAAACTCGCTAATTTCGCTCAAACCAATTGGCATGTGGTTTTGTTTATCCGTTCGCCTTGAAATTTTGAGAATTTATGCGACCGAACTGCATACTGTCCATTATGTTCAACTTCCGCCTTGGCATCTTGCTCGCAGCTCTTCGATCCCGCCAGGCCTTGATCCATGAGAAGGTAGCCCGTCGCCACTAGATCGAGGTCATGCAGCGATCGCCAAACGACCCCCGGGTGGGACGCACCGAGAACTCGTTCCTGAGATAGAGTTGAGATTCGACATCAAAACCGCAGGGTCATATAACCCGTCGAAACAGTGCGGACGGATAACCAGAAGGCACAAGCTCGCCAAGCGGGACGCGAAAACCCCCTACCCCAACCCCTCCTTCTCGATCCCCATCGCGCTCATGCGGTAGGAGAGCGTCGTCGGCTTCAGCCCCAGCAGCTCCGCGGCGCCACCCGGCCCGGACACCTTCCAGCCGGTCCGCTCCAGCGCGGCGAAGATGTTGTCGCGTTCGAGCTTCCGGACGTCCGCGTCGGTGAGGATGGCCGCGCCGCCGCCGGGCGCGGAGATCCCGTTGAACTCCCCGCCGTCCGCGCCGTGCAACGAGGGCAGGTCGAGCCGCAGCTCGTCGGAACTGGAGATGATGGCCGCGCGCTCCATCACGTTCTGCAGCTCGCGCACGTTGCCGTGCCACGGATAGGATTCGAGCAGCACGAGGTGGCGCATGGTCAGCTCGGGGGCCTTCATGCCCAGCTTGCGGCAGGCGCGCTCCAGGAAGTGCATGGCCAGCGGTGCCACGTCCTCGATCCGGTCGCGCAGGGGCGGGATCCGGATGGGGTAGACCGCCAGGCGGTAGTAGAGGTCCTGGCGGAAGCGGCCCGCGGCGACCTCGCCCTTGAGGTTGCGGTTGCTGGCGGCCAGTATGCGCACGTCGACCCTGCGGGTCTTCTCGTCGCCTACGGGCTCGAACTCCCCTTCCTGCAGCACGCGCAACAGCTTCGTCTGCAACGCCAGCGGGATCTCGCTCACCTCGTCAAGAAAGAGCGTGCCCTTGTCCGCCAGGGCGAAGCGGCCGACCCGATCGCGCACCGCACCCGTGAACGAACCCTTCACGTGGCCGAACAGCTCGCTCTCGAACAGGTCGTAGGGGATCGAGGCGCAGTTGAGCGAGATCAGCGGGCGTTCCTTGCGGCGGCTCTTGTCGTGGATGGAGCGGACCACCAGCTCCTTGCCGGTGCCCGACTCGCCGGTGACGAGCACGTTCACATCGGTCTCGGCTACGCGGTCGATCTCGTTGATCACCGCGTCCAGGGCGGCGCTGCGCCCCACGAACACCCCCTTCTCCTTGACCGGGTATATCTCCTCGCGCAGGTACTCGTTCTCGCGCTGCAGCTGACGGCGCAGCTCGTCCAGGGTGCGGTTGGCCTTCTGGAGCTCTTCGGTCCGCTCGGCCACGATCTCTTCCAGGCGCCGGCTGTGCTCTTCGTTCTGCGTGCGCAGGCGGCTCCGCTCGAGCACCCCCTCGATGGCGTGGGACAGGAACGACAGGTCCATCAGCGGCTTGACCAGGTAGTCCCAGGCGCCCAGGCGCAGGGAGGACACGACATCGTCCAGGTCCTGGGTGCCGGAGATGACGATGACCGGCGCGTTCTTGCCCTCGCTCCGCATGCGCTCCAGTACCTCGAGCCCGGACATCCGGGGCATGCGCAGGTCCAGCAGGACGATGTCGGGACTGTCCCTGCCGATCGACGCCAGGCCCGCGCGGCCGCTGTCGGCCAGCAGCACACGGTAACCCTCGCGGTCGAGGTACTTGCCCATCATGTTCCGGACCATCTCGTCGTCATCGATGACCAGGATCGTCGATCGCTTGTTGCTGCCTCTTTCGTTCATGACAGGGACATCCTTTGCTCACCCCGTGTTCGATCTTCGTCCATCCCACGATAAACGGAAACCCGTGAATCATATAATCTTTTTACGGAAATCCGTAATCCGGAGACTCTTACAGGGTATCTGAAGAAATGTCATTTTCTTTTATTGCAACGTATTAATTGGTTTTCAAAAAAACTGGCACGGATCGTGGTCATATAGGATCCGACAGGTTTGAAGAACCCCAGATTGACGGAGTTCTGGATCATCATGGAACGTTGGGAACCGAACGACATGGACGACCGGATCCTGGTCATACACAACAATGACGAGATCGTCAGCCACAACACCATCAACCTCGTCTCCATGGGCTACAAGGTCCATTCGGTGGACGAGGAGAGCATGGGACTCAAGCTGCTTGCTGCGGATCCGACCGGCTGGTCGCTGGTGATCCTGAAGCAGCGCCCGAACAGCATCACGCACACCCAGAACGTCATCAACGCCGTGCTCGAGATCTCGCCGCATCTTCCGGTCGTCCTGGTCTCCAACCAGTCGCAACGCTTGGCCAAGGACCTCTTCACCGGCA of the bacterium genome contains:
- a CDS encoding sigma-54 dependent transcriptional regulator, which produces MNERGSNKRSTILVIDDDEMVRNMMGKYLDREGYRVLLADSGRAGLASIGRDSPDIVLLDLRMPRMSGLEVLERMRSEGKNAPVIVISGTQDLDDVVSSLRLGAWDYLVKPLMDLSFLSHAIEGVLERSRLRTQNEEHSRRLEEIVAERTEELQKANRTLDELRRQLQRENEYLREEIYPVKEKGVFVGRSAALDAVINEIDRVAETDVNVLVTGESGTGKELVVRSIHDKSRRKERPLISLNCASIPYDLFESELFGHVKGSFTGAVRDRVGRFALADKGTLFLDEVSEIPLALQTKLLRVLQEGEFEPVGDEKTRRVDVRILAASNRNLKGEVAAGRFRQDLYYRLAVYPIRIPPLRDRIEDVAPLAMHFLERACRKLGMKAPELTMRHLVLLESYPWHGNVRELQNVMERAAIISSSDELRLDLPSLHGADGGEFNGISAPGGGAAILTDADVRKLERDNIFAALERTGWKVSGPGGAAELLGLKPTTLSYRMSAMGIEKEGLG